Below is a genomic region from Fibrobacter sp..
GGCAACACCCGGATTTAGGCCGCCAATCCAAAGCCTGGAATAAAGGGCCTCGGCAAGAATGGTCTTGTAGTCGCTTCCCGACGGCGACACAATGGTATCGTACTGGTTCAGGGGGATTCTCCACTTGCGCCAGCCGTTTTTCAGGTCTTCGTAATCCATGTGGTCCGTCTTGGACAAATCGATGCGGTAACGCACAAAGCTAATGTCCGTGTCCAGAGAACCGTTCTTGTTGATGTCTTCGGTATCGTACAGGCGTTCACCGGAGTTGTTTTCGGTACCGTTGATGTGTACCGACGGATCACTTTCATCTTCCAAATCCTCGTCGTAATTATCCTGGGCAATATCCGTAGCAGAGGCATCCGAATTGGCAGCCGTAATCTCCGACGAAATACATCCCGAAATACGGCAGTCCCACACCAGGCGCTTTTCGTCGGAACCGGAAACCTTATCCAAACCATTGTCGGTACGGGCAACCGTTGTACCCAGGTCGTTTTCGCCGTCATATTCCTCATTAGGTTCATAGCCGTTGATAGAAATGTCTTCGCTCATGAGACCCAAGTCCAAGTAGATAGAGCCTACGTTTCCGCGGGCCACCACTTCCAAGTACTTCATCTCGCTCAGGTCCTGGTAGTAAGAACTGTTAGGACGCATGATACCGCCCCAGGAGTTACCCACCAAGTTGTCGTTGGCGCGGAGGGTCATCTTCAGCACCGTCAGGTGCTGGTTGTCCACATCGGAGTTGCCTACACTAGGATAGATGTACTTGTACAGTTCCGTGGTGTTGCTGTGCCAAATAAACTCGCCCTTGTGGCGATAGTCCTGGTTCTCGATGTAAGTCGAAGGCTGGCGTGCAACGCCGCCCGGAGGCGATGCCGGATACCACGAAAGTCTGGTAAGGGGATAAGTAAGGCCCGAAACCGTAGACTCGAAATCTTCTACAAGGGCCTCGTTGTCTCCGCTGGTGTTTGCATTATGGCGGCTGGCGGCAAATTCCGCCTCGAACCGCCAGCTGGACTTGGCGTCCGTCTGAATTCCGGGAATCAAGTTCACGAAGTCGGTCAGAGCCTGTACCGTGTCCTGCAGACGCAGGTTCATACCCCACAGCACACTGGAGAAAGGCTCGTTCCCAAGGGTCGGGGTCTTGGCCGTAGTGCTCTGGCTCTTATACAGCGCAGTGACACCAAAGAGGGATCCCGTACCAAAGCCGTAGCGTTCCAACGGGAGTTCCGCTCGCGCGCCCAACAGCAACTTGTTGTCTATCTCGAACAGAGGTTCACATTCAAACTTGACCTTGATTTCCTTGTTGGGGTCCAGGGCGCGCTCGCTCAAAAGCTCAATCTGGCCAAGCTCGTAGTTCACCTCGTAGTCCGTGCCGCGAATAAGGGTGGTGGAACCGGCGGTCAGCTTTTCCGTGCCCGGAGAAATATCCATGCAGGAACCCGCACTCACCGAATAGCTAGACGCAGGGTCACGAACACTGATGATGGAATTGCGGCGCTTACCCACCGATTCAAAATAGAAGCGGCTGGTAAAGCGGTTCAGCTTGTAGACCGGCAAGGTGTACAGCTGGGACATGGCTCCCGTAGAATCCAGCAAGCGAAGCGGTTCCAGGCAGTTTTCGCGAGCACGCTCCGTAGCGCCCGCTCCGGAATACTGCGACAAGGGTTTACAAGGGAGCCACATTTCGCCAGTGTAGTTTCCGGAGGCGTCCTTCTTGAAGATGGTCGCATCGTTCACCAGCGGGCTTCCGGTGGAGGTGTCCGCCACCCCAAGAGTCTTGAGGTAGGTGCCCGTCATGCCGGACTTGTTCTTGAGGCGCAGCACAAAGCTGCTGGAGCTTGCATCAGAAATTCCAACGGAATAAACATTACGGAGCATCAGCTTGTCGATGTCCGTCAGTTCCGAAAGGGTGGCGTCCCACTGGATCAGCACCATGCTGGAGCCGTTCCTGATGGTGGTGCCCGTGCGGCCGCTACCATCGTTACTCCAGCTTGCCGCCACCAGGGTATTGCGGTTCACCCCGTTGATTTTCAAAATTCCGGTCTTGGGGTCGTAGGTGTAATCGCTGCTGGGAATTTCCACCATGCGTTCCACCAGTTTCGTAATGGTTTTGCCGCCAGGCGTCTTGTACACCACCGTGATGTTATCCACCACGTCCTTGGCGTTGTTCAGGTTGCTGCGCTTAAAGAGTTTCAGGTTCGTGGCCGGATAGTTTGAGGTGGTGCGTCCGGTAATGGCCGCACTGATGTAGTTGTCCCTGGCCTCGTGGTTCAAGAAGTAATAGCGGTAGGCCACGAACTGCTTGTCCAGAATCTGGAATTCCGTAGTGGACTCGTTGGCATTGATGGTGTATTCTTCTTGGGAACCGCCATCCTGGGACGCGATGGTGGTAAGCCTCCAGTCCCCAAGTTTCCAGTCAGCCTTGATACCGAATAGCCCCTGGTGGTTCTCGGAGTATCCCGTCAGTTCCGTACCCGAGAGGGTCAGAGAAGTCGTTCCCGCTTCCACCCTCTGGAGGATGTAGTCCTCGAATTCGTCCTTGTAGGATTCCTCGTAGACCACCCTCACCTGGTTCTGGATACCGAGGCCCGTTTCCACGTTGTTGATTTCCACCGTGATGTAGGGACCGATCTTACCCTTCACCATAAAGCTCGGGTCGTAATGCAGCGAAAGGGACGGCACCAGGCTCGTGTTGGTGCTGCCCTGGGCATCGTCCTTTTCGGCATAACCCTTGAGGCGAATGTCCATGGTCCCCTGGAGCATCAGCTTGGGCTTGTCCAGGCCAAAATCCTTCATCCAGGCGGGCATGGTCACCGGTACCGTAATGTCGAATACAGAACCAGTTTCTGGAGTTTCATAGCCGCCGTCCTTCTGGCCCACCAGGCCGTTCAGCCACAGGTTCTTGCGACCGATATCGTACATATCCGCCACATAGTCAGTCAATTCCGGGTAGTGGGCGGTCCACAAGGTGGTGGTGTCCCTAGAAAGGCTGTTCACCCGCTTTTCGCTCACATCCATTTCACGGGTGGCGATATCAATGTCATGACTATAGACCTGGCCCCTGTTGTTTTTCATGAGCCTAGGAGACGCCCCGACGCCACCGAAAGGCAACATTCCATTCAGGGGGGTGGCCGAAGGGGGCAATTCCATATACTGGTAGGTAGGCTGCCACTCCGTCTCTGCCGGGTCCGGTTCCGCCTCTGTTGGTGCATAGCCGCTGGAGTCCGCCTGAGCCCACAGGGAAACACTTGCCCATAGGATGGACAAGCCAAAGGCGAACACCCCCAAGGGGGTTCTATGCAAGAACCTTTTCAAAATATTCCGTCACAAAATACTGAATTTAGGGATCCTAAATCCACTATTTTTTCAAGATTTTCGGGGAAATTAGAAAAAAAAGCCCAAGGCAAATGGCCTTGGGCTCTCAAGAAAGGGGTTTGAGGACCTATCCTAGATGAACAGTTCGATTCCGCCGCGAACCTTTTCCCATGACTTGTTCTTCTTGCACAGGAAATCCATCATCTTTTCGTAGGTGGCGGTGTTAGCGAAGCCCTTCCAGAGCCTGCGTTCCACGGATTCGCCGCTGTCCTTGTCGATGGTGGTAATGGTATCGTAGTAGGCCGGATTGTCCTTGAATTCAGTAATCAGGATTCCCTTCAGGTCTTCCGTGTAGATACGGGAGGCATACTTGAGGATAGAATCGTTGAAGTTCAGTTCGTTTTCCACCAGCCATTCGAAATCCTGGATAGGATCGCCGTACACAAGCCAGTGCTTGAGGGCGAGAGCCACCACCAGGTCCTTCACGGCGCTGCGGAAGATAAACTTGTCTTCGAGACGGCCATTGAAGGTAATCTTGGTCAGTGGGTTATCGTCGTTGGCCTCGATGGAAACGCCCTTGCCCGGGGTCACGCGGCGGATCTTGATGGGGAGTCGGCTAAGGAGCTGCCATGCCTTGGTGAAGGCGATGGTCTTGCGCACAAAATCCTTCTCCTTTTCAGGAGCCACGCGCACAAAGGCGCCAAAGCAACGCTGGTACAGGGTTTCCTTGTCAAAGATGCAGTCGCTAGAGCGGCATTCGCTGAGCTTGCCGTCCATCATAAAGAGGGTCTTGGCCAGCTCGGGGCGCATGCGGACTTCGAGCTTACGGGTACGGGCCTTGAGGCGCACACCGTCCTTATAGACGTAGGTAAAGCCTTCTTCCTGGTAACGCTGCCAAATGAAGAACTGCAGGTCGTCGGCGGCGCGCAGGTGGTAGCTGAACACCGGGTTCTGGCGGTTGTTGGCCATGGTCACCTGGTTCAAGAAGTTGTCGGCACCGGGATACGGCACCACCACCTTCACCAGCACCTTGGGGTTCACCGGCTTCTTGCTCTTCTTGGCATAGTGTTCGTAGGTGAACAGGGACTGGGCACCGTTAATGATCTTCGGGCGTTCGATGTAGAGCACCTTCTTGCCATCCCGTTCCTTGAGGCGCAGGTCATCACCCGTGAGGGTCATACCGTTGTGCAAGAAGGGGAAATCGTCCACATTCACGTTCTGGTCGTCGTTACGTTCCATGGTCTGGAAGGCATCGATCAGGGCCGCGTTAGTGTGGGTCAGGTTGCCCAGGTAAGTACGGATGTTGGAACTCACGATAGCCATGTTGTGCTTGGTCTTGAGGCGCTTACCCAAGTTCACATGGTAGTCATAAATAGTGCGGATGGGGCAGAAACCGA
It encodes:
- a CDS encoding AIPR family protein; translated protein: MELTKSQERRLAFVASLLSLNPNDPNDRIKALRHLNLDENGCFHGFQYSQGFMEFFIFLDEDTPLEKVVSHLNADLKQLQIAVFRTSDPTNPFFMSLREEADPWAVNKISDDDEEEDDDTPASRPYMETLEITVLRTRATRDITDSELERTLKDMRRKLTIWKNEVKAKLDIIAEHDDLTRDFRSADDKLEIVMDSDPLHLTSDHGELFLGFCPIRTIYDYHVNLGKRLKTKHNMAIVSSNIRTYLGNLTHTNAALIDAFQTMERNDDQNVNVDDFPFLHNGMTLTGDDLRLKERDGKKVLYIERPKIINGAQSLFTYEHYAKKSKKPVNPKVLVKVVVPYPGADNFLNQVTMANNRQNPVFSYHLRAADDLQFFIWQRYQEEGFTYVYKDGVRLKARTRKLEVRMRPELAKTLFMMDGKLSECRSSDCIFDKETLYQRCFGAFVRVAPEKEKDFVRKTIAFTKAWQLLSRLPIKIRRVTPGKGVSIEANDDNPLTKITFNGRLEDKFIFRSAVKDLVVALALKHWLVYGDPIQDFEWLVENELNFNDSILKYASRIYTEDLKGILITEFKDNPAYYDTITTIDKDSGESVERRLWKGFANTATYEKMMDFLCKKNKSWEKVRGGIELFI